Proteins found in one Brachypodium distachyon strain Bd21 chromosome 5, Brachypodium_distachyon_v3.0, whole genome shotgun sequence genomic segment:
- the LOC100828360 gene encoding subtilisin-like protease SBT1.8, whose protein sequence is MDNPNHGGCSPTRLVLTVLLLCVAATPAASHGGPDTGVHSNFLVIVRRPYEYDTNVYKNVSSWHASLLASVCDMAKEALDKDPASVTRLIYSYRNVVNGFSARLTPEELQEMSQKDWFLKAYPERTYHLMTTHTPKMLGLMGGGSAKGSKAEGVWNTSNMGEGIIIGILDDGIYAGHPSFDGAGMKPPPEKWNGRCDFNNTVCNNKLIGARSFFESAKWKWKGLEDPVLPINEGQHGTHTSSTAAGAFVPSANITGNAVGTSSGMAPRAHIAFYQVCFELKGCDRDDILAAVDEAIEDGVDILSMSLGGNPGADFSEDPVSLGGFTAVLNNVFVSTAAGNVGPNPATLANGAPWLLTVGASTTDRRFVGTVKLGSGVELDGESMSEPKDYGSEMRPLVRDVNNGKCTNENVLRAQNITGKIIICEPGGGASTKKAKMVRRAGAFGMIAVVSQVFGAVVVPRPHVLPTVQVPYVEGQKIKAYAHSTDSPTANLIFKGTTYDNPRSPMMAPFSSRGPNTKSRGILKPDIIGPGVNILAGVPGVVDLVLPPNTAMPKFDIKSGTSMACPHLGGIAALMKNAHPTWSPASIKSALMTTTETTDNTGKPIADVDGSQATYYATGAGHVNPEKAMDPGLVYNMTAQDYIPYLCGLNYTDQQVNSIIHPEPVVECAKLPKLDQKDLNYPSITVIINNAQSVVNVTRAVTNVGEAVSTYVVEVDVPKSVTVEVMPTKLMFKEVEEVLNYTVTVKADTVPESTIEGQLKWVFDKHIVRSPILILPGTGEEEVEEEEEAAANAAAPST, encoded by the coding sequence ATGGACAATCCAAACCATGGAGGATGCTCGCCGACGCGCCTCGTCCTCACCGTCCTCCTCCTTTGCGTAGCGGCCACACCGGCGGCGAGCCATGGCGGTCCCGACACCGGCGTGCACAGCAACTTCCTCGTCATCGTGCGCAGGCCGTACGAGTATGACACGAACGTGTACAAGAACGTGTCGAGCTGGCACGCGTCGCTGCTGGCCTCCGTGTGCGACATGGCCAaggaggcgctggacaaggaCCCGGCCTCCGTGACCAGGCTCATCTACTCCTACCGCAACGTCGTGAATGGCTTCTCCGCCCGCTTGACGCCGGAGGAGCTGCAGGAGATGTCCCAGAAGGACTGGTTCCTCAAGGCCTACCCTGAGAGGACGTACCACCTCATGACCACGCACACGCCCAAGATGCTGGGGCTCATGGGCGGCGGCTCCGCCAAGGGCAGCAAGGCGGAGGGCGTGTGGAACACCAGCAACATGGGCGAGGGCATCATCATTGGGATCCTCGACGACGGCATCTATGCCGGACACCCGTCGTTCGACGGGGCGGGGatgaagccgccgccggagaagtgGAATGGCCGGTGCGACTTCAACAACACCGTGTGCAACAACAAGCTCATCGGCGCGCGGTCCTTCTTCGAGTCGGCCAAATGGAAGTGGAAGGGCCTCGAAGACCCAGTGCTCCCGATCAACGAGGGCCAGCACGGGACGCACACGTCCagcacggcggccggcgcgttCGTGCCGAGCGCGAACATCACAGGCAACGCTGTGGGCACGTCGTCCGGCATGGCACCCCGCGCGCACATCGCCTTCTACCAGGTGTGCTTCGAGCTGAAAGGCTGCGACCGTGATGACATACTGGCAGCGGTGGACGAGGCCATCGAGGACGGCGTGGACATCCTCTCCATGTCGCTCGGTGGGAACCCAGGTGCTGACTTCTCGGAGGACCCTGTTTCGCTGGGAGGATTCACCGCCGTCCTGAACAACGTGTTCGTCAGCACGGCGGCTGGCAACGTCGGCCCGAACCCGGCAACACTCGCCAATGGGGCACCGTGGCTCCTCACCGTGGGGGCAAGCACCACCGACAGGCGGTTCGTAGGCACTGTGAAGCTTGGCAGTGGAGTTGAACTTGACGGCGAGTCAATGAGCGAACCCAAGGATTATGGGAGCGAGATGCGGCCTTTGGTGCGCGACGTGAACAACGGCAAGTGCACCAACGAGAACGTGTTGAGGGCACAGAACATCACCGGGAAGATCATCATTTGCGAACCTGGCGGTGGCGCGAGCACCAAGAAGGCCAAGATGGTCCGCCGTGCCGGCGCGTTTGGTATGATCGCCGTCGTCTCTCAGGTGTTCGGCGCGGTGGTTGTCCCGAGGCCGCACGTCCTTCCTACGGTGCAAGTCCCCTACGTGGAGGGGCAAAAGATCAAGGCTTATGCCCACAGCACAGATAGCCCGACGGCAAACCTCATCTTCAAGGGAACAACATACGACAACCCACGATCGCCGATGATGGCACCCTTCTCGTCACGGGGGCCCAACACAAAAAGCAGGGGAATTCTAAAGCCTGACATCATCGGCCCCGGAGTAAACATACTTGCAGGTGTCCCCGGCGTGGTGGACTTGGTGTTGCCGCCAAACACAGCCATGCCCAAGTTCGACATCAAGTCCGGCACGTCCATGGCCTGTCCGCACCTTGGCGGGATCGCTGCGCTGATGAAGAACGCACACCCGACATGGTCACCGGCATCCATCAAGTCGGCGCTCATGACGACCACTGAAACCACTGACAACACCGGGAAACCTATCGCTGACGTAGATGGCTCACAGGCGACCTACTATGCAACGGGTGCCGGACACGTAAACCCGGAGAAAGCCATGGACCCAGGCCTCGTGTACAACATGACGGCACAGGACTACATCCCTTACTTGTGTGGGCTCAACTACACGGACCAGCAGGTGAACTCGATCATCCACCCGGAGCCGGTGGTGGAGTGCGCCAAGCTACCAAAACTCGACCAAAAGGACCTCAACTACCCGTCAATCACTGTCATCATCAACAATGCGCAGAGCGTTGTAAATGTCACTCGTGCGGTGACGAACGTCGGTGAGGCCGTGTCAACGTATGTTGTGGAGGTTGACGTGCCAAAATCGGTGACGGTGGAGGTGATGCCGACTAAGCTGATGTTCAAGGAGGTTGAGGAGGTCTTGAACTACACAGTCACCGTCAAGGCGGACACCGTGCCGGAAAGCACAATTGAAGGGCAGCTCAAGTGGGTCTTTGACAAGCACATCGTGCGCAGCCCAATCCTAATCTTGCCAGGcaccggggaggaggaggtggaggaggaggaggaggccgcggcaaATGCTGCGGCGCCATCAACTTAA